GGCGAGACTACGTTACCCGCTCGTAAGCTTTTGGATATCTGTAAAAATCTACCCGAAAGCGCGAATCTCAGCTTGCAGGTCGCGGAAGGCAGAGCCACGCTTTCCGCGATGCGAAGCCGGTTTGTGCTCGCCACCTTGCCAGCCGCGGATTTCCCGGTTATCGAGGATATTCGCGCCGGGCAGCGCGTGACCCTGGCGCGGCAGGCACTCAAACGCCTTATTGAAAAGACGTCCTTTGCCATGGCGCAGCAGGATGTCCGCTATTACCTCAACGGGCTCCTGCTGCATATCGGCGAAGGCAGTCTGCGCGCCGTCGCGACTGACGGCCATCGCCTCGCCACAAGCATAGAGCGGATCGAGATTGCCGATGACGTCGTCAGTCAGGTAATCATCCCACGCAAGGGGGTGCAGGAGTTGCAGCGATTGCTTACTGATGGCGATGGAACCATCGACATCGAACTGAGCGCCAACCACATCAGGGCGCGGATTGGTGAACTGCGGTTTACGTCGAAGCTTGTAGATGGACGTTTTCCGGACTACGACCGGGTGTTGCCAAAGGATAGCGACAAAACGCTGCGCGTAAACAGCGAGGCATTGCGCCAGGGATTGATCAGGACCGCAATTCTGTCGAGCGAAAAGTACCGTGGCGTGCGTCTTGCCCTCGATGGTCAGACCTTGAAAATTCAGGCGCACAATCCCGATCAGGAAGAAGCCGAGGAAGACCTGGAAGTGGAATACGACGGTGAACCGCTGGAAATCGGTTTCAACGTCAATTATCTGCTCGACGTATTGGGCGCCATCAATAGTGACGCCATCGAAATCAAGCTCAAAGACGCTAACAGCAGCGCCTTGTTGCGTGCCTCTGTT
Above is a genomic segment from Gammaproteobacteria bacterium containing:
- a CDS encoding DNA polymerase III subunit beta, with amino-acid sequence GETTLPARKLLDICKNLPESANLSLQVAEGRATLSAMRSRFVLATLPAADFPVIEDIRAGQRVTLARQALKRLIEKTSFAMAQQDVRYYLNGLLLHIGEGSLRAVATDGHRLATSIERIEIADDVVSQVIIPRKGVQELQRLLTDGDGTIDIELSANHIRARIGELRFTSKLVDGRFPDYDRVLPKDSDKTLRVNSEALRQGLIRTAILSSEKYRGVRLALDGQTLKIQAHNPDQEEAEEDLEVEYDGEPLEIGFNVNYLLDVLGAINSDAIEIKLKDANSSALLRASVSEDSLYVVMPMRL